In Opitutaceae bacterium TAV5, one genomic interval encodes:
- a CDS encoding cytochrome C, with product MSQPSDPSPASNPRLEQAAVTDESIQKVHSILIREHGEPSEGYHPMPLFLLGFISAMILISAIYLVHYRGDFDPLVYDERYDPKLAAASAGPVQLTPEQMVAQGKKLFQTCATCHQATGQGIKGTYPPLAGSEWAQGSEERVIRILLHGLSGELKVHGETYNGNMPAFGPGGGYNWKDDRIAYVLTYVRQEWGNTAGPVTPEKVKEVRTATADRKTPWTQSELEAIE from the coding sequence ATGAGCCAGCCTTCCGATCCGTCCCCGGCCAGCAATCCCCGGCTCGAACAGGCCGCCGTCACCGACGAGAGCATCCAGAAGGTGCACTCGATCCTGATCCGCGAGCATGGCGAACCGAGCGAAGGTTATCACCCGATGCCCCTGTTCCTGCTCGGGTTTATCTCGGCGATGATCCTGATTTCCGCGATCTACCTCGTGCACTATCGCGGTGATTTCGACCCGCTCGTCTACGACGAACGCTACGACCCGAAGCTGGCGGCAGCCTCGGCCGGTCCCGTGCAGCTGACGCCCGAGCAGATGGTCGCCCAGGGCAAAAAACTTTTCCAGACCTGTGCGACCTGTCACCAGGCGACCGGGCAGGGTATCAAGGGCACCTATCCGCCGCTGGCCGGTTCGGAGTGGGCGCAGGGCAGCGAGGAGCGGGTGATCCGCATCCTGCTGCACGGCCTCAGCGGCGAACTCAAGGTGCATGGCGAGACCTACAACGGGAACATGCCGGCCTTCGGTCCGGGCGGTGGCTACAACTGGAAAGACGACCGCATCGCCTATGTGCTGACCTACGTCCGCCAGGAGTGGGGCAACACCGCCGGCCCGGTCACGCCGGAAAAGGTGAAGGAAGTCCGCACCGCCACCGCCGACCGCAAGACACCCTGGACGCAGTCCGAGCTGGAAGCGATCGAGTAG
- a CDS encoding cytochrome C oxidase: MNRAPILFLGIFVTLAFSWTGIVLTNQISFGKLTPYVSEDEGKTWPQQLPGSAARGKDVYREMGCVYCHTQQVRRPGYGVDIERNWGERQSVARDYIREQRVYLGTMRTGPDLRNVGARYAGQGGIDWHYKHLYDPVLTSPGSIMQPYAFLFDYRPVVGQPSDKAIDRLFTPEEKRKYGIDKPGYELVPSQRAEDLVHYLLSLNDTPYTYPEEARRVYVAPPPEKKEGEAKPAEAAPAAEVKADAQTGEQKEEQK, encoded by the coding sequence ATGAATCGCGCACCGATCCTCTTTCTCGGCATCTTCGTCACGCTCGCCTTTTCCTGGACGGGTATCGTGCTGACCAACCAGATCAGTTTCGGCAAACTCACGCCCTACGTCAGCGAGGACGAAGGCAAGACCTGGCCGCAACAACTCCCCGGCTCCGCCGCCCGCGGCAAGGATGTTTACCGGGAGATGGGCTGCGTCTACTGCCACACCCAGCAGGTCCGCCGTCCCGGTTACGGCGTGGACATCGAACGCAACTGGGGCGAGCGCCAGAGCGTGGCCCGCGACTACATCCGGGAACAACGCGTCTACCTCGGCACCATGCGCACCGGCCCCGACCTGCGCAACGTCGGCGCCCGCTATGCCGGCCAGGGCGGCATCGACTGGCACTACAAGCACCTGTACGACCCCGTGCTCACCTCGCCCGGCTCGATCATGCAGCCGTACGCGTTTCTTTTCGATTATCGCCCCGTGGTCGGCCAGCCCTCGGACAAGGCGATCGACCGCCTCTTCACGCCCGAGGAAAAACGCAAGTATGGCATCGACAAGCCCGGCTACGAACTCGTCCCGAGCCAGCGCGCCGAGGACCTCGTGCACTACCTGCTGAGCCTGAACGACACTCCGTACACCTATCCCGAAGAGGCTCGCCGCGTGTATGTCGCGCCGCCGCCGGAAAAGAAGGAAGGCGAAGCGAAGCCGGCCGAAGCCGCGCCGGCTGCCGAGGTGAAGGCCGACGCCCAAACCGGGGAGCAGAAGGAGGAACAGAAATGA
- a CDS encoding cytochrome C produces MRYVYLATFFLIVLAVSVLGFRGSLFTHPPIEIFSDMDHQAKYKPQAESQFFADRRADRPAPAGTVAYGRSAGEPANADFLRADSAYYEGKSSDGSFAKGFPAEVPVTAALLERGQERYGIYCAPCHGALGDGNGITKQYGMGATPTYHDDRLRTMAEGEIYNTIIHGKGNMLSYADKLDVHDRWAVIAYVRALQRAQFATPADVPANHRTELGLK; encoded by the coding sequence ATGCGCTACGTTTACCTGGCCACCTTTTTCCTGATCGTCCTTGCGGTTTCCGTCCTCGGTTTCCGCGGGTCGCTTTTCACGCATCCGCCCATCGAGATCTTTTCCGACATGGATCACCAGGCGAAATACAAGCCGCAGGCCGAGTCGCAATTTTTTGCCGACCGCCGCGCCGATCGCCCGGCTCCCGCCGGCACCGTCGCCTACGGACGCAGCGCCGGCGAGCCGGCCAATGCCGATTTCCTGCGAGCCGATTCCGCCTATTACGAGGGCAAGAGCAGCGACGGTTCCTTCGCGAAGGGCTTCCCGGCGGAAGTGCCGGTGACCGCCGCGCTTCTCGAACGCGGACAGGAACGCTACGGCATCTACTGCGCGCCCTGCCACGGCGCGCTCGGCGACGGCAACGGCATCACCAAGCAGTACGGCATGGGCGCCACGCCCACGTACCACGACGACCGCCTCCGCACCATGGCCGAGGGCGAAATCTACAACACCATCATCCACGGCAAGGGCAACATGCTCTCCTACGCCGACAAGCTCGACGTCCACGACCGCTGGGCCGTGATCGCCTACGTCCGCGCCCTCCAGCGCGCGCAGTTCGCCACGCCCGCCGACGTCCCCGCCAACCACCGCACCGAACTCGGACTGAAGTAA
- a CDS encoding Fe-S-cluster-containing hydrogenase, with amino-acid sequence MAHADTSTAAIPRPAILDEVKPAHLPRATLVENKRSFNWVTEKICGIIESKTPTWWWVCFALACCVASFTVAGIAYLVSTGVGVWGHANPVNWAWDIVNFVFWIGIGHAGTLISAILCLLRQKWRTSINRAAEAMTIFAVVCAGIFPVFHVGRVWYAVWPGFLFPVPNSNGIWPNFRSPLEWDVFAVSTYATVSVLFWYVGLVPDLAVLRDRFFAAGNRLKATLYGLFAMGWRGSNRHWSNYEMAYLILAGVSTPLVLSVHTIVSFDFAVSLIPGWHTTIFPPYFVAGAIFSGFGMVLTLMLPLRSIFKLQDLITQYHIDCMCKITLATGTIVGYAYGMEFFIAWYGANPYEGFAFINRAFGHYAWAYWIMITCNVITPQFFWFRKIRENTALVWVLSIFVNVGMWFERFVIIVTSLARDFLPSSWGYYSPSIVEVFTFFGTFGVFSVLFLLFIRFLPIMPMAEIKAVMPQADVHGGHDHKH; translated from the coding sequence ACCGCCGCCATCCCTCGCCCGGCCATCCTTGACGAGGTCAAACCCGCGCACCTGCCGCGCGCCACGCTCGTCGAAAACAAGCGCAGCTTCAACTGGGTGACGGAGAAGATCTGCGGCATCATCGAGTCGAAGACGCCCACCTGGTGGTGGGTCTGCTTCGCCCTCGCGTGCTGCGTCGCCTCGTTCACGGTCGCCGGCATCGCCTACCTCGTCTCGACGGGCGTCGGCGTCTGGGGTCACGCCAATCCGGTCAACTGGGCCTGGGACATCGTCAACTTCGTGTTCTGGATCGGTATCGGCCACGCCGGTACGCTCATCTCCGCGATTCTGTGCCTGCTGCGCCAGAAATGGCGCACGTCGATCAACCGCGCCGCCGAGGCCATGACGATCTTCGCCGTCGTCTGCGCCGGCATCTTCCCGGTCTTCCACGTCGGCCGCGTCTGGTACGCCGTCTGGCCGGGTTTCCTCTTCCCGGTGCCCAACTCCAACGGCATCTGGCCCAACTTTCGCTCGCCGCTGGAGTGGGACGTGTTTGCCGTTTCCACCTACGCGACGGTGTCCGTGCTCTTCTGGTACGTCGGCCTGGTCCCCGATCTCGCCGTCCTGCGCGACCGCTTTTTCGCCGCCGGCAACCGCCTCAAGGCCACGCTCTACGGCCTGTTCGCGATGGGCTGGCGCGGCAGCAACCGCCACTGGAGCAACTACGAAATGGCGTACCTGATCCTCGCCGGCGTCTCCACGCCGCTCGTGTTGTCCGTGCACACCATCGTGTCGTTCGACTTCGCGGTGTCGCTCATCCCCGGCTGGCACACCACGATCTTCCCGCCGTACTTCGTGGCCGGCGCCATCTTCTCGGGCTTCGGCATGGTGCTCACGCTCATGCTGCCGCTGCGCTCGATCTTCAAGCTCCAGGACCTGATCACGCAGTATCACATCGACTGCATGTGCAAGATCACCCTGGCGACCGGCACCATCGTCGGCTACGCCTACGGCATGGAGTTCTTCATCGCGTGGTACGGCGCCAACCCGTACGAAGGCTTCGCCTTCATCAACCGCGCGTTCGGCCACTACGCCTGGGCCTACTGGATCATGATCACGTGCAACGTCATCACGCCCCAGTTCTTCTGGTTCAGGAAAATCCGGGAAAACACCGCGCTCGTCTGGGTGCTCTCGATCTTCGTCAACGTCGGCATGTGGTTCGAGCGTTTCGTGATCATCGTCACCTCGCTCGCCCGCGATTTCCTGCCGTCGAGCTGGGGCTACTACAGCCCGTCGATCGTGGAGGTGTTCACCTTCTTCGGCACGTTCGGCGTGTTCAGCGTGCTGTTCCTGCTCTTCATCCGGTTCCTGCCCATCATGCCGATGGCCGAAATCAAGGCCGTCATGCCGCAGGCCGACGTCCACGGCGGACACGACCACAAGCACTGA
- a CDS encoding membrane protein, with protein sequence MSASALTTSLNPATPAEDIAVRAELSEIDASARAPAIFFLGSAVLWLLVGTLYALIASIKLHQPHFLGNIEWLSFGHARTVHLNTVIYGWATNAAIAVSFWLMARLSRSTIRHSGLLFIAGAFWNIGVTIGVIGIMRGDSNAIEWLEMPSYATPLLFVAYALIGAWAIITFRFGKSRHIYVSQWYILAALFWFPWLYSIAQIMLVFSPARGTVQSLVNWWFAHNVLGLWFTPIGLGSVYYFLPKVLGKPIHSYYLSILGFWSLALFYNWAGVHHLIGGPVPVWVQSCGIVASLMMTVPVIVTGINHHMTMVGSFGKLKSSPTLRFIVFGAVNYTLVSLQGSAMSLRSWAEITHFTQFTIAHAHWGMYAFFTMVMFGAIYYIMPRLVLKEWPSAKLISIHFWATAIGILAYVIGLSWGGILQGILTNAPKLAESLGMQEGTDPVAFIETVKVTLPWLEFRTYSGILITIGHIAFAVNFVWILLRKRPAGSTAPTLFTSGSEMEVTAR encoded by the coding sequence ATGTCCGCATCCGCCCTCACCACCTCCCTCAATCCCGCCACGCCGGCCGAAGACATCGCCGTGCGTGCCGAATTGAGCGAGATCGACGCCTCCGCCCGCGCTCCCGCGATTTTTTTCCTCGGCTCGGCCGTCCTCTGGCTCCTCGTCGGCACGCTCTACGCGCTGATCGCCTCGATCAAGCTCCACCAGCCGCACTTTCTGGGCAACATCGAGTGGCTTTCGTTCGGCCACGCCCGCACCGTCCACCTCAACACGGTGATTTACGGCTGGGCGACCAATGCCGCCATCGCCGTGTCTTTCTGGCTGATGGCGCGGCTCTCGCGTTCCACGATCCGCCACTCGGGCCTGCTCTTCATCGCGGGCGCATTCTGGAACATCGGCGTCACCATCGGCGTGATCGGCATCATGCGCGGCGATTCCAACGCGATCGAGTGGCTGGAAATGCCGTCCTACGCGACGCCGCTCCTCTTTGTCGCCTACGCCCTGATCGGCGCCTGGGCCATCATCACTTTCCGCTTCGGCAAGTCGCGCCACATCTACGTCTCGCAGTGGTACATCCTCGCCGCGCTCTTCTGGTTCCCGTGGCTCTACTCCATCGCGCAGATCATGCTCGTTTTCTCGCCGGCGCGCGGCACCGTGCAGAGTCTCGTCAACTGGTGGTTTGCCCACAATGTCCTCGGCCTCTGGTTCACGCCGATCGGCCTCGGGTCCGTGTATTATTTTCTCCCGAAAGTCCTCGGCAAGCCCATCCACAGTTACTACCTGTCGATCCTCGGCTTCTGGTCCCTCGCGCTCTTCTACAACTGGGCGGGTGTCCACCACCTGATCGGCGGCCCGGTGCCGGTGTGGGTGCAGTCGTGCGGCATCGTCGCCTCGCTCATGATGACCGTCCCGGTGATCGTCACCGGTATCAACCACCACATGACGATGGTCGGCAGCTTCGGGAAACTGAAAAGCAGCCCCACGCTGCGGTTCATCGTTTTCGGCGCGGTCAACTACACCCTCGTCTCGCTCCAGGGTTCGGCCATGTCGCTGCGGAGCTGGGCCGAGATCACGCACTTCACCCAGTTCACCATCGCCCACGCGCACTGGGGCATGTACGCCTTTTTCACGATGGTGATGTTCGGGGCGATCTACTACATCATGCCCCGCCTCGTCCTCAAGGAGTGGCCCTCGGCGAAACTGATCAGCATCCATTTCTGGGCGACCGCCATCGGCATCCTCGCCTACGTCATCGGCCTCTCCTGGGGCGGCATCCTGCAAGGCATCCTGACCAACGCTCCGAAACTCGCCGAGTCCCTCGGCATGCAGGAGGGAACAGACCCGGTGGCCTTTATCGAGACCGTGAAGGTAACGCTGCCCTGGCTGGAATTCCGCACCTACTCGGGCATCCTCATCACGATCGGGCACATCGCCTTCGCGGTAAACTTTGTGTGGATACTCCTTCGCAAACGTCCGGCCGGTTCCACCGCGCCCACCCTCTTTACCAGCGGCTCTGAAATGGAGGTGACTGCCCGATGA